In Oryzias melastigma strain HK-1 unplaced genomic scaffold, ASM292280v2 sc02364, whole genome shotgun sequence, a single genomic region encodes these proteins:
- the LOC112141556 gene encoding probable phospholipid-transporting ATPase VA → MTWRSPLALMRDAILSQKAREKELRSLVSNLPFEGLGKSKQPNRFFKSNAIKTNKYTPLFFIPMNLYEQFHRLANIYFVGLAILNFIPVVNAFQPEVALIPICVIMFLTALKDGWEDFRRYQSDKKLNNTPCLIYSRYLTRRNRLCCDSHSCF, encoded by the coding sequence ATGACGTGGAGGAGCCCTCTGGCCCTCATGAGGGATGCTATTCTCAGCCAGAAGGCCCGGGAGAAGGAACTGCGCTCTTTGGTATCCAACTTACCTTTTGAGGGTCTGGGTAAATCAAAGCAGCCGAATCGGTTCTTCAAATCAAACGCCATCAAAACCAACAAATACACGCCTCTGTTCTTCATCCCTATGAACCTTTACGAGCAGTTCCACCGTCTGGCCAACATCTACTTCGTAGGCCTGGCTATTCTGAACTTCATCCCTGTAGTTAATGCCTTTCAGCCTGAGGTAGCTCTCATCCCCATCTGTGTGATCATGTTCCTGACGGCCCTGAAGGACGGCTGGGAGGATTTCAGGAGGTACCAGTCAGACAAGAAGCTCAACAACACGCCGTGTCTCATCTACAGCAGGTATTTAACCAGGAGAAACCGTCTGTGCTGTGATTcccattcatgtttttaa